CGCGTGCGTTAACCGGCTGGCGGCAGTGGGCAGCTCAAATCCCCCTCTTCACATTGCAGCAGCGAGGCTAAAAACGCTTCGCGTTCGTTCGTTTTATCGGTCAGGCACTGGCTGGCGATCATGGGTTGCACGCTGCCGCCCTCCGTACCTGAGCGAATCAGCGCGCAATCGGCGTCGCGCAGGGCAATCCATGCCACCTGTGCTTTTTGTAACAGCTCGCGCTGCGGCGGTTGCGCACGCTTAAGCGCGCTTTGATAGGTTTCGTTCAGCTTTTTATCTGCCGCCTGGTATTGCGCGGCGGCGCAGCGATTCATTTCCAGCTGCGTACTGGCGCTGGCACACTCATCGGCCAACGCCTG
This DNA window, taken from Salmonella enterica subsp. enterica serovar Typhimurium str. LT2, encodes the following:
- a CDS encoding putative periplasmic protein, with protein sequence MKRIFLTCAALLISSQALADECASASTQLEMNRCAAAQYQAADKKLNETYQSALKRAQPPQRELLQKAQVAWIALRDADCALIRSGTEGGSVQPMIASQCLTDKTNEREAFLASLLQCEEGDLSCPLPPAG